A single region of the Streptomyces sp. NBC_00236 genome encodes:
- a CDS encoding pyridoxamine 5'-phosphate oxidase family protein — MTTHPTTPVENEPESGPESGPGAGPAPRVLTEAELSRLLAEQQFGVLASVRRTGHPHLTTVLYSWDAGERMVRVSSTADRLKPRQLRTDPHAALHVQGQDVFSFAVAEGEAEVSAPAAVPGDAVSRELLSLTPGFEDPDEEAAFLAQVVADRRVVIRIRVSRLYGTALDIPAAD; from the coding sequence ATGACCACGCACCCCACCACCCCCGTCGAGAACGAGCCCGAGTCCGGCCCCGAGTCCGGCCCCGGCGCAGGCCCCGCCCCGCGCGTGCTCACCGAAGCGGAACTGTCGCGGCTGCTCGCGGAGCAGCAGTTCGGCGTCCTCGCGAGCGTGCGGCGCACCGGGCACCCCCACCTGACGACGGTGCTGTACTCCTGGGACGCCGGAGAACGGATGGTGCGTGTCTCCAGCACTGCCGACCGCCTCAAGCCGCGCCAGTTGCGCACCGATCCGCACGCGGCGCTGCACGTGCAGGGCCAGGACGTGTTCTCGTTCGCGGTCGCCGAGGGCGAGGCGGAGGTGTCCGCGCCGGCGGCCGTGCCCGGTGACGCGGTCAGCCGTGAACTCCTGTCCCTGACGCCCGGTTTCGAGGACCCGGACGAGGAGGCGGCCTTCCTGGCACAGGTGGTCGCGGACCGGCGCGTGGTGATCCGGATCCGGGTCTCGCGGCTGTACGGAACGGCGCTGGACATCCCCGCCGCGGACTGA
- a CDS encoding MarR family winged helix-turn-helix transcriptional regulator: MTAMAPTRTAPDLSYLLDHTSHVLRTQMSAALAEIGLTARMHCVLVHALEEERTQIQLAEIGDMDKTTMVVTVDALESAGLAERRPSSRDRRARIIAVTERGAALAAQSQEIVDRVHEEALSSLPRTGREALLRALNQLAGEHLAAPAEHPRAARRARQSQK; encoded by the coding sequence ATGACCGCCATGGCACCCACCCGCACCGCACCGGACCTCTCCTACCTCCTGGACCACACCAGTCACGTCCTGCGGACCCAGATGTCGGCGGCGCTCGCCGAGATCGGGCTCACCGCGCGCATGCACTGCGTCCTGGTCCACGCCCTGGAGGAGGAGCGCACCCAGATCCAGCTCGCCGAGATCGGCGACATGGACAAGACCACCATGGTGGTGACGGTGGACGCCCTGGAGAGCGCGGGGCTCGCCGAGCGCAGGCCCTCCAGCCGGGACCGGCGGGCGCGGATCATCGCCGTCACCGAGCGGGGTGCCGCACTCGCCGCGCAGAGCCAGGAGATCGTCGACCGGGTGCACGAGGAGGCCCTGAGCAGCCTGCCCCGGACCGGCCGGGAGGCCCTCCTGCGCGCCCTGAACCAGCTGGCCGGCGAGCATCTGGCGGCCCCGGCCGAGCATCCGCGAGCGGCCCGCCGAGCCCGCCAGAGCCAGAAGTAA
- a CDS encoding DUF2199 domain-containing protein, whose protein sequence is MATDPGYTCSRCGEHHTELPMGYSTMAPDVWDAGLESDPDSMLSTDQCIVRHEHYFIKGLIEIPVTGSPEPFSWGVWVSLSRENFARALDVWETPGRESEKPYFGWLTTELGLYTPRTTNLKTNAHTRPIGRRPLIELEPTDHPLAVEQRTGITLDRVREIAEAVQHAEDSR, encoded by the coding sequence ATGGCTACCGACCCCGGCTACACCTGCTCCCGCTGCGGCGAACACCACACGGAACTCCCGATGGGGTACTCGACCATGGCGCCCGACGTCTGGGACGCGGGCCTGGAGAGCGACCCCGACAGCATGCTCTCGACGGACCAGTGCATCGTCAGACACGAGCACTACTTCATCAAGGGCCTGATCGAGATACCCGTGACCGGCAGCCCGGAGCCGTTCTCATGGGGTGTCTGGGTGTCCTTGAGCCGGGAGAACTTCGCCCGCGCCCTCGATGTGTGGGAGACCCCGGGCCGGGAGTCCGAGAAGCCGTACTTCGGCTGGCTCACCACCGAGTTGGGGCTCTACACCCCCCGTACGACCAACCTCAAGACCAACGCGCACACCCGCCCGATCGGCCGGCGCCCGCTGATCGAGCTGGAGCCCACCGATCACCCGCTGGCCGTGGAACAGCGCACCGGCATCACGCTCGACCGGGTCCGCGAGATCGCCGAGGCGGTGCAGCACGCCGAGGACAGCCGATAG
- a CDS encoding DHA2 family efflux MFS transporter permease subunit, translating to MSATTPSSPPAATSAPAPAGNPPSPAARSRRLALGVIATGLLMTVLDGSIVTVAMPAIQNDLGFTPAGLSWVVNAYLIAFGGLLLLSGRLGDLLGRRRMFLAGTAVFTAASVLAGAAGSPALLVTARFLQGAGSAMASAVGLGILVTLFTESRERARAIAVFSFTGAAGASIGQVLGGVLTDALGWHWIFFINLPIGLAVLLVAVRVLPADHGPGSSAGADAIGALLVTGGLMLGIYSVVEVESYGWLSAHTLGLGALALALLAAFVVRQATAATPLLPLRILRSRSVAGANLVQILMVAALFSFQILVALYLQRVLGHGATATGLAMLPAAAVIGAVSLGISARLSARFGERSVLLLGLALLIGMLGLLTRLPVHAHYATDLLPVMFLAAGFGLALPALTTLGMSGAGEEDAGLASGLFNTTQQIGMAMGVAVLSTLAASRTDTLLAAGGSRAEALTGGYHLAFAVGTGLLATAFLVALTVLRRPDRRAAATPST from the coding sequence ATGTCTGCCACCACGCCCAGCTCGCCCCCCGCCGCCACATCCGCGCCCGCGCCCGCCGGCAACCCTCCTTCCCCCGCCGCCCGTTCGCGCCGGCTCGCCCTCGGCGTGATCGCCACCGGTCTGCTGATGACCGTGCTCGACGGCTCGATCGTGACGGTGGCGATGCCCGCCATCCAGAACGACCTCGGGTTCACGCCCGCCGGCCTCAGTTGGGTCGTCAACGCCTACCTGATCGCCTTCGGCGGTCTGCTGCTGCTCTCCGGACGGCTCGGCGATCTCCTCGGCCGCCGTCGGATGTTCCTGGCCGGCACCGCGGTCTTCACCGCGGCCTCCGTACTGGCCGGGGCGGCCGGCTCCCCCGCCCTCCTCGTCACCGCCCGCTTCCTTCAGGGCGCCGGCAGCGCCATGGCCTCCGCGGTCGGCCTGGGCATCCTCGTCACCCTCTTCACGGAGAGCCGCGAACGGGCCCGGGCCATCGCCGTGTTCAGCTTCACCGGTGCGGCCGGGGCCTCGATCGGCCAGGTGCTCGGCGGGGTCCTCACAGACGCGCTCGGCTGGCACTGGATCTTCTTCATCAACCTGCCGATCGGCCTCGCGGTCCTCCTCGTCGCGGTGCGCGTTCTGCCCGCGGACCACGGACCCGGCAGCAGCGCCGGGGCCGACGCGATCGGCGCGCTCCTGGTCACCGGAGGCCTGATGCTGGGCATCTACTCCGTCGTCGAGGTCGAGTCGTACGGGTGGCTGTCGGCACACACGCTCGGTCTGGGCGCCCTCGCGCTGGCCCTGCTCGCCGCGTTCGTCGTCCGGCAGGCCACGGCCGCCACCCCGCTCCTGCCGTTGCGGATCCTCCGCTCACGCAGTGTCGCCGGAGCCAATCTGGTCCAGATCCTCATGGTGGCCGCGCTGTTCTCGTTCCAGATCCTCGTCGCGCTGTACCTGCAGCGGGTCCTCGGTCACGGAGCCACCGCCACGGGTCTCGCCATGCTGCCGGCGGCCGCGGTCATCGGCGCGGTGTCGCTCGGGATCTCGGCCCGGCTGAGCGCACGGTTCGGCGAACGCAGCGTCCTGCTCCTCGGGCTGGCCCTGCTGATCGGGATGCTCGGCCTCCTCACCCGGCTCCCCGTCCACGCGCACTACGCCACCGATCTGCTTCCCGTGATGTTCCTCGCCGCCGGATTCGGCCTCGCGCTCCCGGCGTTGACCACGCTCGGCATGTCGGGGGCGGGCGAGGAGGACGCGGGGCTCGCCTCCGGGCTGTTCAACACCACCCAGCAGATCGGCATGGCGATGGGCGTCGCCGTCCTGTCCACACTGGCCGCCTCCCGTACGGACACGCTGCTCGCGGCGGGCGGCAGCCGGGCCGAGGCGCTGACCGGCGGCTACCACCTGGCGTTCGCCGTCGGCACCGGGCTGCTCGCCACCGCCTTCCTCGTCGCGCTCACGGTCCTCAGGCGGCCGGACCGCCGGGCCGCCGCCACCCCCTCCACCTGA